One Triticum dicoccoides isolate Atlit2015 ecotype Zavitan chromosome 3B, WEW_v2.0, whole genome shotgun sequence genomic window, gacccatgtttgtaatatctcgctcctcggagcctattgaataaaatacttgagttgtagagtcatgttgtgatggcatgttgtatttgcacatattgagcatattgtgtgtatgttattgaaatgcttggtatgtgtgggatctgactatctagttgtttatccttagtagcctctcttaccgggaaatgtctcctagtgcttccactgagccatggtagcttgctactgctccggaacacttaggctggccggcatgtgtccttcttcgttcctgtgtctgtcccttcggggaaatgtcacgcgatgaatacaggagtcctgttagcccgctacagcccggttcaccggagtcctgctagcccagtgctacagcctggattcactcactgatgaccgacacgttcgatgctgggtcatggatgtctgtccctgtaagtttgtgccactttgggtttacgactagccatgtcagcccgggctccttatcatatggatgctagcgacactatcatatacgtgtaccaaaaggcgcaaatggtcccgggcaaaggtaaggcgacacccgtggggataccgtgcgtgaggccgcaaagtgatatgaggtgttacatgctagatctatgtggcattgagtcggggtcctgacaactagggacacgttgttttgtctatgtattcacacatgtatcaagtttccggttaatacaattctagcatcaataataaacatttatcatgaataaggaaatataaaataacaactttattattgcctctagggcatatttccttcaaatgatCCCTAGgcatgcctctaagactagctcatgtATTGATGATAATCTTGTTTTCCTGATCATAAGCATTGTTATAttaacaaggatgttgtcaataacAAGAACACATTATTATTGGAACAATGGTGTTATAGACCCAACTTACAATTACTAAAAGATCACATCTTTATTATGTTGTTGTTACTTTTCATATAAAGTGTCAGCGTTTACTTAGGTCCTTACATCAAGAATATTGTATGCCAACATATTATATGGTTACTTTGGGGTTACCGAacgtcacttcataactgggtgacAATAAAAGTAACTTACGTGTATACCAGAAACATATGTCTTGGTATCGATAATTCAAGACCGGGATTTGCTCCTTCAATGATGGAGAGAtactctttgggcccactcggcatTACAATATCATTATCGTCTGGACAGACACATGTGATGGAGATCACATGGATACCGAAATATGGATACGAGTGAAGAAAACAAAATCGGTAATAAGGATAACATGTACAGTGATCAAGGACTTGATCACAGGGATACTGATAATATCTCGCATCGGGTTTTCTATATCGCAAAGCAAAGGTAATGGTATTCAGGAACAAAAGGTTTGCTCGAGAACTTTGTAAATATGCGGGAGCTATCAAGGgtttccagatcccgctgttaatATCAACCGACAGTGTTttggatcatgtccccttattttcGAACatgtagggtcacacgcttaatgaCTAGTAATTATGATAACTATAGGAATGAGAGAATGGACACTAAAGAGCTTTGGATGGATTCGAAAGTGTTCCACATGGTCTCGAAAGTGTTTTGGGAATTCTAAAAAGACGTAACATGACAGAAAAAGTTACGGGTCTATATATGGAAAGTTTCAGAAGGCTCCCCCGGAAATTCCAGAATTTATTCTGGGAGAAATGTCCCTCTTGAGTTAGCCCAAGGGGGTAGTCTCTAATGGGCCAAAGGGGGGCATATATGGTAGGGGTGGGCCGAattgggaggaagaggaggaggactcctcctagtCGGGTGCCCCTTGGTCACTATACATGTTAGAGGGGGTGTTACAGTATATGTGAACTCAAGATCttagctctgataccatgttaagtTTCATGCACTAGTCAATGCAACCAAAAGTCTGAACTGATGAAAATGTCTAGTGCAATCCACATATACTGTAAATACTGTAACATCGTGGATACCTCGGAGGGGTCGTCTAGTTCGACACTTGATCGACGGATCTTTTCGGTAAAAATCTCGCGGCTGGGAGGCATACACTAGCCGCGCGAGTCGTCGCGTTTCACCAACTTCTTCACAACTTCTGCTACTCTGCTAGTTGGCGAGTTTGGTTGTTACTCGCCATCTTCATAGTGTTTCTGGGTGCGATGGTGTAGCATAGTTCTTTATTGCGTAATACTTTCCCTATAAGTACGACATACCCACGATTCAAAAACAATCCTCCTTTTGACTCTAACTCCCCCACTTTAGTCATTGCTTTTCTTTCTGTTACTTTGAAAGTAGTTGCTTCAGCTTCACCCACGTGAATTCTTGATATTCCTTTTTACTTCTCATCAAATAAATGGCATCTTCTTCTATAAATCCTAACTATTCTTAGCATGCTTTTGGGGAATCTCCTTGCTATTACTCAAACAAACATGAAACACTCCTCTTAGCTTGTNNNNNNNNNNNNNNNNNNNNNNNNNNNNNNNNNNNNNNNNNNNNNNNNNNNNNNNNNNNNNNNNNNNNNNNNNNNNNNNNNNNNNNNNNNNNNNNNNNNNNNNNNNNNNNNNNNNNNNNNNNNNNNNNNNNNNNNNNNNNNNNNNNNNNNNNNNNNNNNNNNNNNNNNNNNNNNNNNCACCGACCAACAATATGTTTCATTTCCATATATGTGGAAACTGAAACATGCTCGAAACATAGTTACTCGTCTAATCACTATTGTCATTAAAACCAAAACCCTCATTAGAAGCGGATGTCCTTTTTACTCGGCCGCGATCGAAGCACTTCTCAGGACCTCCTTACAACTGCGTCTAGCCGATGTTGCAACACTCCGCTTGCATCGACGACATGTGTTTGTAGCACCGAGTGCCACCATGCAGAACCCCACCAGCCGACCCCATGGCGGGCCCGTTGCCGACCTTGCAAGACCACTACGCTTGCTTGCGGTATCGGCACCACTACCCTTTGCTGACCTTGTTCAGATCTCTAGAAGAGCTCGGGATGTTTTTTACTCCCTCTGATCCCTAATATAAGACCTTTTGGCTATTTCAAAATATTGACTACATACATACTAAAATGTGTCTAGATACATACGAATCAAGAAAAGGgtaaaatgtcttatattaggGAATGGAGGGGGCATTTTTTATATCCATAAACAGTTAACTGTTCAACAAGCATATAACAGCAAATATAATCACAAACATCCAAAGTCATATTATAACTCCGTAAATATACGAGTAGATGGATGAATGGTAGTCCTTCAAAGCATATACGAGTAGATGGATGCCAAATTGCCAATGGCTGGCTAGGCTAGGAGCGTCCCATCCATCACAGTAAGAGCTTCTCCCTGGATTTGCACTCTCTGATTTGCGTCATCCAGTTGCAGGTATAGTGTTCCACCCCTTGGAGACGCCTGATGATACATATGAAGGAAAACCACCATCATGGTTCAGCTGATCGAGTGCATGTTGCAGCACCATTTTTTAAATAAAATATTTTTTGAGTCTATATCAATTAAATTGCTGAAAACACAGCTAAGCACATACTTGAAATGCCGTCAATTTTTGCTTCCCCAGCTTTCTGCCCCAATAGGGTGCCAAAACACAATGTATACTGCCCGTAACAGGGTCCTGTCAAAATATAGTGATCAAAGGGTATGAGTTATGGAACAGGAAGATGTATTACATGGAGAATATCGATAGCCAATATACGCCCAATGATAAATGTTGAATGAACGAGTTttgtcttatactccctccgtcccaaaataagtgttgctgatttagtacaaagttagtacaatgtTGTACTAAATCAGCAAAACTtagtttgggacggagggagtatatacttaGTGTTCAACTACTCCTATGTAATACTCTCTCCATCCCAAAATAactgtctcaagcttagtacaaatttgtactagagctagtacaaagttgagacacttattttgagacggagggagtacaagacatTCCAATTCCTTGGTGAAATTATCTGTCACAATTGCAAGGTAAAAACTATAACTGCCTAGTTAACACTACTAATTACGAAATTGCAAATCGAGACAAGGAAGGCTCAGAACAAGCTGGAAGTAGACAACTCAATAGACTACATGACTATGGTATCCAGACTGAAAGATGTAAACATTACGCATGAGCATAATAGGTACTGCAACTTGGGAGAGGCAATCATGCACTTATTTTTATGTAGCTAAGTACATATTGAAGTACAAAAAATGGTGGATGACGTGGTAAGTTAAACAAGTTTAGCCGTTTCTATATGCTTTGGACTAACAAAGGACATCACCTCATCTATCCCAAATTTTGGGCAGAAGAAACGTGTAAAGAAGTCATAACCAGATCCAGCCGGCGCCGGTCCTGTAACAATAAGACCCCTGCAGGCCAAGTTTTTAATTTCATCGATGCTAGGAAGGATATTAACAACTTCTTTTCCTGAAGAAAGTTCCACCTGAAAATCATGCAAGATTTTTATTGAcaattaatgtttctgaaagaccatAGATTCGCACCAGCATGCTCCACTATGGAAACAAAAACATGGGGAGAGAGACAGTACAATGAGGTCGCCGTCGGTAGCCGATTTGTGAACGCTGACAATGGGCGCGCCGTTTAGGGTCTCTGGAATCGACGGCATTTGGTTGCAGTCCAGAAAACCAATCATGGGGAAATCCAGCTCAATAAACAGCTTCCCCTGCTCCTCACCTGGGACGCCAGTGCTCCCTTGTGCAGGGACTTTCTTGGCAGTTAGGATCCCGGACCTGGTCATGAACTCCAGCTTGCCATGCTCCGGAAGAACAGTCGTGAAGAGGAAGTGCGCAGAGGCCAACGTCGCGTGCCCGCAGAGGTCAACCTGAAAACAATGAAATGATGAGTCAAGGTAGGTAACTCTGCAAATCGACAAGTTCAGAAGTTCAGGTCGATACTGGTAGTAAAAGGGGGGCTGTGGGATTTGTGGACGGGATGGATGGGGAGCTAGGATACCTCCGTGACGGGAGTGAACCATCGGAGGTGGAACCGCGGGGCTGCGCCGGCTCCCCCGGAGGAGTCCCGGGCGAGGAAGGCGGTCTCCGAGAGGTTGAACTCGGCGGCGACGGACTGCATCCACCGGTCGTCCATGGCCGCGGAGGCGCCCTCCTCTTCGAGGAGGCATACTGCGGCGGGGTTGCCCTTGAAGGGCTCAGCCGCGAAGGCATCCACCTGCGACGAGACGATGACGGCCGCGCCAGCGTCACTTCTCCTTCCGGACAGATGTGCGAGTGAAGAAGAGGAGAGAGGGGAAGATAGTAGTACTGACCACGGCGTATCGGATGGCTCTTTTGCCCATTTCTCCgaaccaggcggcggcggcggcggcggcggcaggataaCAGCAACGGCGGCGCCGGCTGCTGATAATCGTGGGGAGGtagtcaactactccctccgtaatcAGCAATGACGAGTAGACGACTACTCCCTCCGTAATCAGCAATGACAAGTATACTACTAGACCACATGGAGAGTATGTCTTCCCGTCAGTTGTCACCGGAGTAGTAAATACTCCCTCCAACAAGTTTTTTCGGACAGAGGGAATAATACTTGAGAGCAACTCTAACgggccgatccaaacggacggcgcatttgtccgctttttttccgtttgggtcggccgtccGCCCAATTTtgcatttgggtcggcagtgcgccgCTCCGACCCATTTCATACCCGCATTCAACTTTTAAATAAAAAGGGCCCGCGGCTGATCATGCTagcggccatgtctcatgccggcaccatgccagcgccgGCATATAATGTCGGCTTCAAAAAATATCACCACAGTTTATTGCTGGCGCACTCGCCAGCCGGCCGGCACACATTCCAGCACACAAAAAGGGTGGGACTTGAGTTTGATCACGCCATCGCGGCTCCCGTGGTCATGCCGGCGCAcctgccggcatacaaaaaagatggcccttgccgccatagatcactcttcgtcaaacttgagcatgtcggcatgcatcttctcgaaccacgacctcttccttggcgacacggtgttgagatccaccttcatgatctccaccccaaTCATCATGCTCGtaagagccacttctttcgccttggtcttggcgttggcggcctcgatctctagcatcctggcttgcttctccgcctcgagctcgaacatcttggcttgcttctcggcgtcaagatcaagcctcctcctttggatcttcatgaaagcatccatttgctccgccttgaaacgctggcgctcctcctcccttgtgtccttcttattcatcatgccgtccacgcttgcgatcaaggcgttggtggtcgcatctcgcttgtcctccttcttggagttggtcttcccccgcggccgTGTCGGCTCGCCCTCCCCAACATCCTCCACGACTTTCTTCCCCCCACGTGCCTTGAGTGCGGCATATTGTGCCTTGAACTTCTCTTCGTCCTTGATGACCCgatagcaatgggagaggttgaagcacttgccattgtgttgaaccttgaatgcctccaaagcttgaaatgcctacaaaatgtttccatgcaagcatatgggcaagtGATAACAAATGAAGACATAAAAGGATGATCTTGATGACACAAAAGATGGCGGCTTGCTTGCTAGCATACTGATacgaccattttgcatcatgcttttatatcaatatttattgcattatgggttgttattacacattatatctcaatacttatggctattctctcttattttacaaggtttaccatgaagagggggaatgccggcagctggaattctgcctggaaaatgagcaaacgttggaaacctattttgcacagcttcaaagtcctgaaactccacgaaacaactttttggatttaataagaatttctgagcgaaagaaataggccagggagcccacaccctgtccaggagacaggggcgccccctatctcctggcccccctggtgggcctccggcatccatcttctgctatatcaccacttttaccctgaaaaaatcgtggaaaagcttacgggacaaaactccgccgccacgaggcggaaccttggcggaatcaatctagggctctggcagagctgttctgctggggacacttccctccaggagggggaaatcatcaccaacgtcatcaccaacgatcctctcatcgggagggggtcaatctccatcaacatcttcaccagcaccatctcctctcaaaaccctagttcatctcttgtatccaatcttgtatcaaaaccacaaattggtacctgtgggttgctagtagtgttgattactccttgtagttgatgctaattggtttacttgatggaagatcatatgttcagatcctttatgcatattattactcctctgattatgaacatgaatatgctttgtgagtagttacgtttgttcctgagaacatgggtgaagtcttgctattagtagtcatgtgaatttggtattcgttcgatattttgatgagatgtatgttgtcttttcctctagtggtgttatgtgaacgtcaactacttgacacttcaccattatttgggcctagagaaaggcatggggaagtaataagtagatgatgggttcctagagtgacagaagcttaaatcctagtttatgtgttgcttcgttaggggctggtatggatccatatgtttaatgttgtggttaggtttaccttaatacttattttgtagttgcggatgcttgcaataggggttaatcataagtgggatgcttgtccaagttagggcagtacccaagtaccggtccacccacatatcaaattatcaaagtaccgaacgcgaatcatatgaacatgatgaaaactagcttgacgataattcccaatgtgtcctcgggagctcctttatcattattagaaattgcccaggcttatcctttgctacataaaggattgggccaccttgctgcaatttacttactttatttacttgttgctcgttactatttatcctatcacaaaactacctatcacctactatttcagtgcttgcggagaaaatcttactgaaaaccgcttatcatttccttctgctcctcgttgggttcgacactcttacttatcgaaaagactatgatagatcccctacacttgtgggtcatcaagactcttttctggcgccgttgccggggagtgtagcgcttttggtgagtggaacttggtaaggaaacatttatatagtgtgctgaaattttctgttacttgtcactatggaaactaatcctttgaggggcttgtttggggtatcttcaccccaaccagaagagcaaagagttgctcctcaacctactgaactttatgaaaatatttactttgagatttcttcgggtatgatagaaaaactgctagctaatccatttgcaggagacggaacattgcatcccgatttacaccttatctttgtggatgaagtttgtggattatttaagcttgcaggtattcctgatgatgttgtcaaaaggaaggtattccctttatctttgaagggagatgcattgacatggtataggctatgtgatgatacgagatcttggaattataagcgattgaagttggaatttcaccagaagttctatcatatgcatcttgttcgtgatcgtaattacatatataatttctggcctcgcgaaggagaaagcgtagctcaagcttgggggaggcttaagtcaattttatattcatgccccaatcatgagctctctcgggaaattattattcagaatttttatgctcggctttctcttgataatcgcaacctgctcgatacttcctgtgctggttcttatatgctaaagactattgatttcatatgggacttattggaaagaattaaacgcaactctgaagattggggttccgacgatggtaaggagtcaggtatgacagctaagtttgattgtgttaaatcttttatggacaccgatgcttttcgtggatttagcgctaagtatggacttgactctgagatagtagctactttttgtgaatcttttgctactcacattgatctccctaaagagaagtggtttaaatataatcctcctgttgaagtgaaagtagttgcacttaTTACAGtctaagaaaagactattacctatagtgatcctattgttcctactgcttatgttgaaaaacctccttttcctgctaggataaaggatcatgctaaagcttcgactgttgttcgtaagagtaatactaggacttatacacctcctgagcaaattaatgttgaacctagtattgttatggttaaatatctcttggatgaggacttagatg contains:
- the LOC119275806 gene encoding uncharacterized isomerase BH0283-like, coding for MGKRAIRYAVVDAFAAEPFKGNPAAVCLLEEEGASAAMDDRWMQSVAAEFNLSETAFLARDSSGGAGAAPRFHLRWFTPVTEVDLCGHATLASAHFLFTTVLPEHGKLEFMTRSGILTAKKVPAQGSTGVPGEEQGKLFIELDFPMIGFLDCNQMPSIPETLNGAPIVSVHKSATDGDLIVELSSGKEVVNILPSIDEIKNLACRGLIVTGPAPAGSGYDFFTRFFCPKFGIDEDPVTGSIHCVLAPYWGRKLGKQKLTAFQASPRGGTLYLQLDDANQRVQIQGEALTVMDGTLLA